The Calditrichota bacterium genome includes the window TGCTGATTTCTTTTTTTATGCCGTTTTTAATTATATCAGCCCGTTTATGACTCTATTATTTGCATTCTTTCAAATAAAGATTAGAAAGCTTTCCAGTTCTGTAGAAAAAATCAAATAATGGTTTGGTTGAGGACAATTATTACGGAAAACAGAGAAAGCTTAAATAAGCTCATCCACATTATCTTCATTAATTGCAGGGCAGCCGGAAAGTAACAAATGCTCATTAAGAGGATGTTGAAGTACAAGCAGTGGAAATGATGCTAGATGAAGAGTATTAAAATATTCTTCAAGCCTCCCTCCGGAACTGACATATAAAAATAAAACCTGGCTCACTTGCTTAAACAAAAGATTGTCCCTTTTATCAATGTCGCTTTTTGCAGCCCTTTTTTGTCGACTTTGCGCTGAGATAAGTAACAATTTATTTTCATCATCTAACGTGTGTAACTTTTGGCTAATTTTCAATTGTGATAAATCTTTTGCCGTATAGAAAATAATATTGGCCTGCATTTTATTATTCGTTTTTTCAACCATTTTTTTTTCCAGAGGTGCCTGCCACCCACCTGCAATAGAAATATTCTTTTCCATCAATTTTGAAAACAATTTTTCTGCAAAAGGATAAATTTCCTTCGGTGTTTCTTTTGATGAAAAAACAGCAATTATTTTTTGGCTTAATAATTCAATATTACCTTGTGACTCAAACTGAGTAAGTAATTTCATATATCACGTTATTAAAATGATGAATTATTTTAGCTTAGCAAATCAACGTTATTTTATCAAGTTGAATTTTTGACAAAAAAAAACCTCGCCGTTTCCGGAGAGGTAAATTTAAAAACCAAACATTTATTTTTTTCTATGATAAAAGTGATGCCAGGATAATTCCAAGAATCAGCCAGATTGGAATCGAAATAAGTAAAGCCCAGATAATTCCATTCGCCGTCTTTAGTGAAGTTGCTAATCCTTTTTTCTCCAAAGCACGGTTAATTTTCATTCGTACTTCTTCAATATGGAAGGGTTTGGTCAAATAATCATATGCGCCTTTTTTAATAGCCTCAACTGCAGTTTCAATTGTTGGATGAGCAGTGATCATCAAAAAAATCACTTTCTTGTCATCATTTCTTACTCTTTTTAAGAGCTCAATACCATCCATTTCCGGCATATAAAGGTCTGACAGAACTACATCAATTTTATTATTCTTAATTACTTCCAGCGCTTCTGCCCCACCACTTGCTACATATGGAACATAATTCATGCTTTTTAAAACATTATGTAAGGTATCCCTTACATCTTCTTCATCATCGACAACTAAAATATGGCGGCTTTCACTCATTTTTCAGATTCTCCAAATCAATAGGATTGTACATTTTGTGACATCGGATTAAATATATAATAATTTAGCAATAATTTCATTATTTAAGAAGCAGTTTGCTTGATGTTTTTTTCAATGGTCTCTTTAAAACTTGTCCATCTAAACTCATCCAGTAACTGCCCTAATTTGGAGAGATTATTTTTTATGTTATAATAATGTCTTGCAGATTGAATTTTACCCAACTCAACCTTTGGTTGGTCTGCATCAAATTCCCAGGGATGCATATACATGATTGCCGGAATTCCCTCTTTATTTACTGATTTTATTCCCATTCGGGTAAACCAGTTTGGGAAAATTCGCAAATAGCCGCCGCCACCAAAAGGAATATTTTTTCCAAAAAACTTCATGGTAGACATTGGAAATTCTGTTAAACTTTTTTCTTCCTTTTCAATTGCGGTGTAAACTGATCTCGGTGATAAGGGTACTCCATAGCGGTCATGCCAAATTGGGTAAATTGATGAATCGTATTCAAGGCCCAGTTTAAGCATTATTTCCCAGGCCCAAAAGGTTTCTTCCACAACACTAAAAGTTGGTGCCCTGAAACCAATTACTTTGTGGCCTGAAATGTCTTCAAGTATTTTAATAGATTCCCCAAGATCTTTTTCAAATTCTTCCGGAGTAAGCTTTGTTACCATTCTGTGCATAAGCCCATGGGAAGCAATTTCGTGCCCGTTATCTACAATTTTGCGGATCATGTCAGGATGTTCATTGGCAACCCAACCCAACGTAAAAAAAGTAGCTTTTACATTTTTTTCTTCAAAAAGGGTTAAAAGTTTTTCTACATTTTCGTGGACTCGGTAACTTTGTTCGGACCATATTTCGGTTGGAAACTGATATTGTAAGGCTTCGGGGTGAAACCATTCTTCAACATCAACAGATAGTATATTCTCGATCATTAAAATCCCATTTTAAGCTTGCAGTAGTTTTCTGTATTTGGTTGGTGAAACACCTTTGCGTTTTTTAAAAGACCTGCTAAAACTTGATAATTCACTATACCCAAGGAGCATTGAAATATCTTTTGCCGGCAAATTGACTTTTGTAAAAATTATATCTTCATAGTAATTTAAAACAGTTTGCATAAAAGAGCGAAAAGATAAATTTGTTTCACGTTTAAATTCCTGGCTAAAATACCCTGCGCTAATATTTAAATAATCAGAAATTGCAATAATATTACAATCCCTTATTGGCGCAGTCTCAATATAATCCATTGCTTCTTTCATTCTCTTGGAAAGCAAATCATATTTTATTCCTAATTCTTCATAAGGAATTTTTCTCCAAAAATCATTTTTCAGCTGAACAAATAATTCGCTTAAATTTGATTTCCTATTTTCGCCTATAATCATTTTTACTTTAGATGTTCTGGCTATCTCGGGGATTTCGACATAGTTGAGAGAATGATTGTAAAAGATTGTTGACAGATCGGGGGTATAAAGTTGTGTGTTAGAAATACTTTTTATTGTTTGGTGATTTAAATCAGAGACTAAAATAAATAAATAGTCCAGATAAGCGCCATTTTTGTTTACCTCATCCAAAGAGTTTACAAAATCTCCCTTTATTTCACCCACAGTGTTAAGCAGGCTTGCAATTTCCTGCCTAATTTTATCATCTTGGGTAACGATTAGCCCTTTGTACATATTGTCAATCCCCCTTTTGTCCAAAAATCTATTCTAAATATTAGAGTTTCGCAATAAGAAGGATTGTGATTAATGTTGCTAAAAAAAGGATTTGTTTCTAACGGACAACTATAATCTTACCAGAAGTGACTTTTTTATTTTTTTCATTCTTTACAAGGTAAATATATAATCCAGAGCTAACTTTTTTGCCAGCATTGTTTTCAACATTCCAGGCAAAATACGAAGATTGAGTTTTTGTTTTAAAAACAGGTTCGCCCAACATATTATATATTTTTACTTCGGAATTTAAAGGTAAATTGATAAATGAAATCCCGTTTTCCTGCAAATCGGTGCCTGCTTTGTATGGAATAGGAAATACATTTACTTCGCGGCCGGATTCTGTTGTAAATTCATAAATTGGGGACGTGCTGGAAGTACTATCCATTTGCAATGAAACAACCTGATAGTAATATGTTGTATTTTCTTCCAAACCAGCTAAAATATGGAAGTGTTCTTTTGCGAATGATGTTTCTGGTTCTGTTGATATCCATTCAGACGTGGCAACATCCTTCTGTTTATATTCAATTAAATCTTTGGTTTCAATTGAGGTGTTATAGCTAATATTTTTATTAGTCCCAGAGCCGTAAGATTGTACCAGAATGCTTCCATTAACTGTCTGTTGCAGCACGTCTACAGCAAAACCAATTTCTGCCTGTTCACCAAAACTGTCCTGAACTTTCAACAAAAACAATTCAGTGCCATAAAATCCGGAAGGGGCAAAAAATGTCAATTGATAATATGTCATATCGAGAAAGATGCCAATAAAACTACTGCCTTGATTTAGCACACTTATATCAACGATATCTTCAAACCCATCCGCATCAACAATTATCTGGTCCAGATCAATTGTGTGAACAGAGTTTTCGATTATCGATATGGTACCAATAGTATTTAACTGAGGAAGATCATTAACACCGGAAACTGTAACAAGCATTGTATCAAAATCCACATTATTATCAGGATCTCTTAGTTCCAGATAGATTGCTTCTGTTCCAAACCAATCAGCATTGGGTACCAAAGTCATTTCATTACTGCTATCATCAATGATGATATCCAGGTTTAATTCATTTGAATAACTCCATTCTAATTCATCAACAGAATTATTAGGATCGCTGGCGTGTTCATCAAGGCGTATTACATGCTGGTTATCTTCATTAAATGTAACAGAGCTTAACCCGGAAATAGTTGGAGCATTGGCTTGATCCTGCCTAAAAATAGTTATTTCACTTGTGTCTTTTGCGGCGCCAGGGTCACTTACAAAAATCTGGATTTTTTCCTGTCCCAACCATGAATCAGCTACTGAAAAAGTGGCAATACCACTCTCATCGATCGCTACTGTTACATTTGTAGCAGAAGAGGATGTCCAGCTTAAATCACCCAAATCATTGTCAATATCGGTTGAATAATTTTGCAAGTTTATCTGGCGACTAAGCTGCGCAGATAAATTTACAGCTGGGAGAGCAGATAAATGTGGTCTGTCATTTACCGGAACAACCGTTACTGAAACCTGGGCGCTGTCTTTATTTTGATTCGGATCAGTCACATACAGCCAAACATCTTCTGAACCATTCCAGTTTTCCTCCGGTATAAAAGTCGCAATATTTGTAGTATGATCAATATTTATTGCAACTTTATCACCCGTACCATTGTGCCAAAACAAATTTTGAACAGGATCATCAGCATCTGTAACATAATCGTTTAAGGCCAACTGATCACTTCCATCTTCATTAAACTCTACTTGTGGTAATGTTCCAATTTGTGGCCCGCTTGTTCCACCAAGAACACGTACTAACAAAATTGCCTCTCCTGTAGCGTCAGAAGGATCTGTAACACTTACCAAAACATAATCAAAACCCGATGAGTCCGTTAAAGCAGTAATTGTTAATTCTTTAGTTGTTTCATTAAAACTTAAACTGGTTCTAATCTCATTTGAAAAAGACCATGAAAGGTCATCATCACTATCATCTACATCTGTAACATATGGAGAGAGATTTATAACTACAGAACCATTGGGTTCAAGTACTTGTTCAGGCAGGGCTGATATTTCAGGTGCATCATTTATGGCAGTTACGGTGACTGTGAAAGTCGTTTGATCTGATAATCCGCCTTCATCTGTGACAGTTGCTGTAATTGTACGTTCACCAAACCAGTTGGCTGCCGGTTTTATAGTCAGCACATCGTCATTTACAGTTAAAGTAATTGAATTTGTTGTTTCAGCTGCGAAAATCAAATCCTCAATATTGCTATCAGAATCTGTAACATAATCAGAAAGTTTCAGGTTTATCTGAGTATCTTCATCCAGTTCCTGGTTCGGAACTTCAAGGAAAACCGGGGCTTCGGAAGAACTGCCACCTTCGGTTGATTTAGCAGTAAATATTTTGCTGTCATAAAAGCCTTCGTCATCTGCTGCTTTAATTGTCAGTTTTTCCTGACCTGTCCAATTTGATGGTGTTGTAATTGTAATTATTTTGTTAGCAAGACTAACTGTCAGTTTATTATCACCGGAATATGACCACACAAGTTGAGCATTGTCATCATCAGGATCATCTGCTAAAGATGCTAAATTTATAGTGATTGTTGTATCGGCAGGTAAAACCTGTTGAGAAGGCAGCCCGCTTATTTTGGGAACAGCCAAACTAATCTCATCCGAATATTCACCTGCATTAAGTGAATAGTCTACCGCTCTTAAACGATAAAAATATTGAACACCCTTCTCAAAATTATCATCTGCATAACTGTTATGTGGATGTTGGACACAATCTATTTGGGTTGACGCATTTGCCGATGTGCTGCGAAAAATACGATATAAATAGAGATCTGATTCCGAGCCTGCATTCCAGGATAAGTTTAATTGATTTTGGGCATTTACAGATTGCAGAAACAGCACAATAAATATTATAGTTGTTTTTATTTTATTACTTAACATCAATTTTTACCTCCTCAGAAAAAGCGCTTTCTACACTATTCATAATAGAGGTTACGCATATAAAAATGGTGTTTGATGTATTCGATGGTTTTTTAAATTCATATAAGTTTTCACGAATTAAGCTTGGATTGATTTTTTTCCAAGGTGCATCCGGCCGGGTTTTAGCATACACGTTATAGACTGCTCCGTACACTTTGCCCCAATGAATAACAATGCGATCTTCTTTTATCTCAGAATAAACGTTGGATGGCGGCCTACTCTTTTTAATGCGGTGAGAAGTATATCTGGTACCCGGAGTTTTAATTTTAATTCCCGGCAAATTAAATCTAAATGTAAAGCCAACCCTGTGTGTATTTCCAAGGTCTTCAAAAGCATAAAAAGTATAATCAACCAAGTACTTTTGATCAATATTAAGCCCGGCACCATATCCGGGAGTAAATTTTTGGTCTGCTCTAAACTGGTTTCCAAAACGAAGGGAAAAAGTTTTTAATAAAGTATATTCCAAACCTGTGGAAAGGGCAAAATCGCTATCAATAGATTTTACTCCGTCAACTGCAATCTTTAACCCCGTATTACGAATTTTGTACGCTAATCCCGCACGATAAACAAATGGAATTTTTTCTTTTACAGAATCGTATTGAATATTTCCACCAAGATTTTGAACAACCAAACCCAAGGTTAAACCCGGTACAAACATATAGACATAAACCCCGGCATCAATGGCAATACCACTTGCCCTGTAACTTGCAAGCTCTTCTGTAAAATATTTAACACCTAACCCAACATAAAGGCTGCGATCAATTTTATACCCTAGCCCAAGATTAACAATACTACTGGAGACATTTATATCACCAGCTGGTATTCCAAAATGGTTTTTACTTTGAATTGCAGGCATCCAAAAATGCGAGATACCAATCGCAACACCCAGTTTCCTGTCAAAATTGTAACCAAATACAATGTTATCGATCCGCGTATCTTCAATCCATTGAGTGTGGTTTAAACCAACCGCACCCATTTTAATATTCGCAAGACCGGCAGGATTGTAATAAAGGGCATTTTCATCGTCTGCTATTGCAGTGAAAGTTTCTCCAAGACCGGCAACCCTTGCACTAAGCCCGGAGCGGAGGAAAATATTACTGGCACCGCCTGCAGAACCGGATGGACTTTGGGAGTATAAAGGGAGGACAAAGAGAATAATTAAAAGGACAACCATATATTTGTTCATACTACTTCCATATTTTTCCCGAGCATAATTGCAACAATAGTGCCATAAGGGAAAACGCATTCATCCAGTGATAATCTGCAATGCTCAAATAAACAGCTTTTGACGCTTGTACAAATATTTTACAAAGAACGTCTTTATTACCTGTGTTTTAGATCAATCTTGAAACAACTTTTGTTAATGACTTAGGCGATACAAGCAGATTTGTATAGCTTGCGTTGGCCAATGGACAGGCACATTCCTTGTTTTTAATGCTTTTCCGGATTTTACCTGCCGACCTGCTGTTCCACACCTTTTCAAAATCATAATCATTTTCACGCAAATTACCCATGGAATCTGCACGTATACAACAGGGCCACACATCTCCATCCGGAGAAATCTGGCACGATGTTACTCCTGCAAAGCAAGGAATATGCTGTTTTTCTTCCAACAAATATTTCTGTACCAATTCATAATATTCAAAACGGAATGACTGGGCAATTTTTGCCACACCGCTTAGTTTGTTCTTTTTCATTTCTGTCACAAGAAAATCAATCACTTTATGATATTTCTCATAAGTTGGCGTAATGGGTTCCTGCATGGTCCCTAATTCGACACGTTCTTCAGCAATCTCTGTTATATATGAATCTGGTTCGAGTTTGATCAATTCCTTATATATATCCGGAAATTTATGGACATTGAAGTTTGAAATTACAGTATGAATGCCAATTGTAAAATTGGGATAATGGCGAAGTTTTGAGAGTTCTTCATAAGTTTTCATCGCCCTTTCCCAATTGCCTGGGAAACCACGAATTTTATCATGCTCCTCGCCGATATCATCCAAAGACAGGTTTATGATTATATCAGAATTTTTACAATACTCAATCATTTCCTTTACTTTGCCAGGTATGATTTTATAAAGACTGCCATTTGTAGGAATATTTATAATTCCCGGCTGAGTATGATCATAAGCTGCTTTAACACAATCGACAATATCCTTTCTTAAAAAAGGCTCGCCACCACTAAACGTAAACCAATAAGGGGCCTTTCCTAATTTTGAAAAGATTTTACTATACTCATCTACTGTCAGGTTTTCTACCCTTTTTTCATACACATTACAGGTCATACAACGCGAATTGCAAGAGTATAAAAGGCTTATTGTAATGTTCACCGGAAGAGGCGCATTTTTTCCACCCAGGCGATAGTGTTTATGAAATCCCGGAATTCGTGAGAGGAGCTGTATTTTTTTTGAAGTCTTTGGATGCATCGTTTCTCCGAAAAAGTTAAATCATTTATGTGAAAGTATTTCCTGGCTTTGATTAGTCTGCGGTGTTCCCAGCAGCGGACTTAATAAAATTTTTATTTTATTCCAGCGTGTATATTTTGCCCCAAATGCGAAAACAGCTAAAATCTTAACCGGAAAAGTAACACCAAATTTTATACTGGTTATAATTATTTTAGCCAATAGCATTTGTTTACGAAGATCTTTTATAAATCCTGATTCAATTATTTGGTCATATTTATTTAATTGAGCGGCGCTAAAATCATTTTTTTCAAATGCTTCCAGAATCACTTTACACGAAGCTTCGGCCGCATCGATGGAATAATCTATCCCGGCACCAAATAGAGGGCTAACCATTCCCGCCGCATCACCAAGGACAACTTGCGAGTCATCTGAAAAATGGTCAATAAGCCACATGGGAATGAAACCACCTTTCTTGTCTACAAATTTCCGGTTCTTTAATAAAGGTGCGGTTAGTTTATAAGATTCAATAAAATCAAAAAAAATGTCTTTTACTTTTATTCCTTTATCAATCTCTTTGTTTATGGTTCCAACACCAATATTGGATTCGTTTTTATTTGGGAAAATCCAGCCATAACCCCATGGAAACAATTTATGGTCTAGGTAAATTTTCATCTCGTTTTCCGCGAATGGAACACCCTCAACCTCATAAGCATAGGCATAAGCCCAGTACGGTTTGTTTTTTGTATAATCAAAAAGGGGATTGTTTTTTGCCAACGTATGTGGGCCATCCGCAAAAGCAACAACATTGCATTCAACAGTTCTTTTTTCTTTGTTTTTTAAATCGTGGAGCTCAACTTCAACTTTGCCGGTCTCTTTAACCGAATAGCCAAGAGCTTTGGTTTTATTTACAAGATTAGCTCCGGCTTTTTGGGCATTCTCTGAGAGGTGCCTGTCAAATATTCTTCTTTTTACTGTAACCTGATCACAATCGTAAACAACTTCTCCCCAGGGCATAATAAAAATATTTTTAGTAATATTTTGCTCAATAACTTCAGGATCAGTCACATACTTTTTAAAATAAGGCATATCAAACAGCCCGCCGCAGGCACTCGTTTTTCCAGCAAACTCATCTTTTTCCACAAGAAGAACACTTTTTTTCGCCTCCGCAAGAAGTTTTGCCAAAACAGAACCTGCCGGTCCGGAACCGATCACTACAACATCATATTTTTCCATTAACACTTTACCTTTAAAAGTTATAAGATTGGCATAATCGAATCAGAAAGGGAATTACTTAAATTAAGACTCATCGAATTTTAACGAAAAAGACCTATTTGAATTATTTCAAACAGGTCTTAAAAATTTTCCAAAAACTATGTTTTAAAACAGGATTGTTAAACTATTAAATACTTTATCTAACAAGTGTCATTCTTTTTATTATTGACGATCTCCCCGCCTGTAACAGATAAATATACATGCCGCTTGCTACAGCCTGGTTTTGATCATTTTTTCCATTCCAAACAATGGAGTAATTTCCATCAGCAAGCGAGCTGTTAAAAAGCGTTTTTACTTTTTGTCCAAGCTGATTAAAAACAACCAGCTTAACAGTTTGTCCATTTTCTTTTTTGGGTATTGAAAAATGAATGCGTGTATTGGGATTAAATGGATTTGGATAATTCTGCTGCAGCTGCAACTTATCAGGCAGTAAAACATTTACAACCCTTACCAAACCGTTACTTACAAAATCAATCTTTATATCCGGATGAGTATAACGTTTTCCATCGTAGGTAATATCAATTAAGTGATATGTATAATGCCGTCCTTTTTCTACTTCATAATCTACAAAGGTGTAATCTTTACCAAAACTGGATGTACCCAATCCTTCCAAATCTTCATTTTCATTATAAGAGCTAACCAAGCTGAATGAAGATTCTGAAGATGATTTACGCCAAAGTTCAAACCCAAAATTATTCAACTCACTTGCAGTTTGCCAGCTCAATTCAATCCCAAATTCTGTGACAGCTCCTTCAAACGAAACAAGTTCAACGGGTAGCGAATTATCGGTAGTTGAAGAGCCCATTGTAAAAACAGAATATTTGGCAAGCTCTGAAGAGAGCCCGGAAACAGTGATCGTATCATTAACAGTGTCCCGAGTTTGACCTGTCCCGGCTACAACCCATTGGCCATCAGTCCCGCTTGTTGGATCGAAGTAACAAATTCTCAGATCGTTTTCATCGTTGATGGCTGACCACTCAGTTATCCCGGAATAAGAAAATTTTATTTCTGCATTGTATGTAGTAGCCGCTGTTGTAATTGTATAATAGCCATTTGTCGCAACATGGTCGACCCCAGTACCTACCAGGCTTTTATTTGTAACTTTGCCCTGATTGTAAAAAACGGAAGTATTACCGTCAGAAAATCCTGAAGCAAAATCAATAATAACTTTGTCATTGCTAAATCTTACTGTATCCGGATCATTGCCAGTTATATTTCTTTCATCGGCCAGGTCATTCTCCCACCAGGAAAGCTCATTATCATCCTGGGCCGTTGCAATAATATCCACATCGCCATCGCCATCCATGTCTTGCGCAACAGAATAGTAAGCTGCTGTAAATGTTGTAGTTATATTTGTCTTTGTAAAACTTTCACTGCCGTCATTTTCATACCAATCAACCGAATCGTCATTATCAGCGACTGAAATCATGTCCATATCAGCATCTCCATCAATATCTGCTGCCTGAACATTTCTGGCATTTTGATAGCTACTTGTTACAACATTCTCGCTACCAAAAGAGCCACTTCCATTATTCGCCCACCAGGAAATCTTATCCACGCCCCAGGTCGCCAATAAAATATCATTATCTCCGTCACTATCTACATCAGCAGTGCTTACAACCCATGGACCATTACTTAGTGGGGTAATGCTGTTTTGAGTAAAACTCTCGCTACCATTATTTGACCACCAAGATAGATCTTTACCGGCATTACCGGCATTCGCTTCACCTGCCGCGACCGTAACTATGTCAATATCGCTGTCACTATCTATTGTAGTTGCTTCAACAGATGCGGCAGCTTCATAATTGGAAACAAGTGTATTAGCTGAAAAACTTCCACTTCCATTATTATCAAACCAGCGAATTTTATCCCCGCCATTGTCATTTTGAATATTATAATAGGATGCTAAAATTTCCAGGTCCGTGTCTTCGTCTATATCAAATGCATGTATCGTATAAATCACGCTATCTGCTGTTCCAACGGAGTGATGTGTCCAACCACCATTTGAAGGTGTTCCGTCATTTTCAAACCAGGATAATGGCTGCCTGCCATCTCCTCCTGCTGCAACATCCAAATCTCCATCCTCATTGTAATCGGCCACCCAAATAGAACGCGCCCCTAATGTTGAATCGGATATCGTGTGCTGAGTAAAGGTTTCTGTACCATCATTCTCAAACCAAACAACTGTACCGCGCGGTGATGTAGTTTCGTCATTCGCAGCACTAACTATATCCATATCTCCATCATCATCTAGATCAACAACATTAAATTTTTTGGCAAGGATCAATGTATCACTAACAACATTTTTTGTCGCAAATCCCTGCGCAAAAGCAAATTGAGATAAAACCAAAATTGAAAACAATAACATTAGTGGGGACATTCTTCTCATAAGCTAAAATTCCTGAGTAAATCTATTGTTTATTAAAAGCAAAACCTTCAATACCTATCTTTGCAATAATACTCGAGCCCAAAAAAGAGGGTGCCATAAGGCACGCTTTGGTAATGGTCGGCCATAAACCATAATAAAAAAGTTCGCAAATGGTTTAAACCAGCTAGCAGTATTTAAAAACCAGGTTGTAAATTTTTCAGAATCAAACCAACGTTTTAACATGTCTGAATATTCAAAACCGGGAAGGATCTCTTCTCTCCA containing:
- a CDS encoding sigma-54-dependent Fis family transcriptional regulator, which produces MSESRHILVVDDEEDVRDTLHNVLKSMNYVPYVASGGAEALEVIKNNKIDVVLSDLYMPEMDGIELLKRVRNDDKKVIFLMITAHPTIETAVEAIKKGAYDYLTKPFHIEEVRMKINRALEKKGLATSLKTANGIIWALLISIPIWLILGIILASLLS
- a CDS encoding DUF3473 domain-containing protein gives rise to the protein MIENILSVDVEEWFHPEALQYQFPTEIWSEQSYRVHENVEKLLTLFEEKNVKATFFTLGWVANEHPDMIRKIVDNGHEIASHGLMHRMVTKLTPEEFEKDLGESIKILEDISGHKVIGFRAPTFSVVEETFWAWEIMLKLGLEYDSSIYPIWHDRYGVPLSPRSVYTAIEKEEKSLTEFPMSTMKFFGKNIPFGGGGYLRIFPNWFTRMGIKSVNKEGIPAIMYMHPWEFDADQPKVELGKIQSARHYYNIKNNLSKLGQLLDEFRWTSFKETIEKNIKQTAS
- a CDS encoding helix-turn-helix transcriptional regulator; translation: MYKGLIVTQDDKIRQEIASLLNTVGEIKGDFVNSLDEVNKNGAYLDYLFILVSDLNHQTIKSISNTQLYTPDLSTIFYNHSLNYVEIPEIARTSKVKMIIGENRKSNLSELFVQLKNDFWRKIPYEELGIKYDLLSKRMKEAMDYIETAPIRDCNIIAISDYLNISAGYFSQEFKRETNLSFRSFMQTVLNYYEDIIFTKVNLPAKDISMLLGYSELSSFSRSFKKRKGVSPTKYRKLLQA
- a CDS encoding tandem-95 repeat protein, encoding MLSNKIKTTIIFIVLFLQSVNAQNQLNLSWNAGSESDLYLYRIFRSTSANASTQIDCVQHPHNSYADDNFEKGVQYFYRLRAVDYSLNAGEYSDEISLAVPKISGLPSQQVLPADTTITINLASLADDPDDDNAQLVWSYSGDNKLTVSLANKIITITTPSNWTGQEKLTIKAADDEGFYDSKIFTAKSTEGGSSSEAPVFLEVPNQELDEDTQINLKLSDYVTDSDSNIEDLIFAAETTNSITLTVNDDVLTIKPAANWFGERTITATVTDEGGLSDQTTFTVTVTAINDAPEISALPEQVLEPNGSVVINLSPYVTDVDDSDDDLSWSFSNEIRTSLSFNETTKELTITALTDSSGFDYVLVSVTDPSDATGEAILLVRVLGGTSGPQIGTLPQVEFNEDGSDQLALNDYVTDADDPVQNLFWHNGTGDKVAINIDHTTNIATFIPEENWNGSEDVWLYVTDPNQNKDSAQVSVTVVPVNDRPHLSALPAVNLSAQLSRQINLQNYSTDIDNDLGDLSWTSSSATNVTVAIDESGIATFSVADSWLGQEKIQIFVSDPGAAKDTSEITIFRQDQANAPTISGLSSVTFNEDNQHVIRLDEHASDPNNSVDELEWSYSNELNLDIIIDDSSNEMTLVPNADWFGTEAIYLELRDPDNNVDFDTMLVTVSGVNDLPQLNTIGTISIIENSVHTIDLDQIIVDADGFEDIVDISVLNQGSSFIGIFLDMTYYQLTFFAPSGFYGTELFLLKVQDSFGEQAEIGFAVDVLQQTVNGSILVQSYGSGTNKNISYNTSIETKDLIEYKQKDVATSEWISTEPETSFAKEHFHILAGLEENTTYYYQVVSLQMDSTSSTSPIYEFTTESGREVNVFPIPYKAGTDLQENGISFINLPLNSEVKIYNMLGEPVFKTKTQSSYFAWNVENNAGKKVSSGLYIYLVKNEKNKKVTSGKIIVVR
- a CDS encoding PorV/PorQ family protein — encoded protein: MNKYMVVLLIILFVLPLYSQSPSGSAGGASNIFLRSGLSARVAGLGETFTAIADDENALYYNPAGLANIKMGAVGLNHTQWIEDTRIDNIVFGYNFDRKLGVAIGISHFWMPAIQSKNHFGIPAGDINVSSSIVNLGLGYKIDRSLYVGLGVKYFTEELASYRASGIAIDAGVYVYMFVPGLTLGLVVQNLGGNIQYDSVKEKIPFVYRAGLAYKIRNTGLKIAVDGVKSIDSDFALSTGLEYTLLKTFSLRFGNQFRADQKFTPGYGAGLNIDQKYLVDYTFYAFEDLGNTHRVGFTFRFNLPGIKIKTPGTRYTSHRIKKSRPPSNVYSEIKEDRIVIHWGKVYGAVYNVYAKTRPDAPWKKINPSLIRENLYEFKKPSNTSNTIFICVTSIMNSVESAFSEEVKIDVK
- a CDS encoding radical SAM protein — its product is MHPKTSKKIQLLSRIPGFHKHYRLGGKNAPLPVNITISLLYSCNSRCMTCNVYEKRVENLTVDEYSKIFSKLGKAPYWFTFSGGEPFLRKDIVDCVKAAYDHTQPGIINIPTNGSLYKIIPGKVKEMIEYCKNSDIIINLSLDDIGEEHDKIRGFPGNWERAMKTYEELSKLRHYPNFTIGIHTVISNFNVHKFPDIYKELIKLEPDSYITEIAEERVELGTMQEPITPTYEKYHKVIDFLVTEMKKNKLSGVAKIAQSFRFEYYELVQKYLLEEKQHIPCFAGVTSCQISPDGDVWPCCIRADSMGNLRENDYDFEKVWNSRSAGKIRKSIKNKECACPLANASYTNLLVSPKSLTKVVSRLI
- a CDS encoding NAD(P)/FAD-dependent oxidoreductase, encoding MEKYDVVVIGSGPAGSVLAKLLAEAKKSVLLVEKDEFAGKTSACGGLFDMPYFKKYVTDPEVIEQNITKNIFIMPWGEVVYDCDQVTVKRRIFDRHLSENAQKAGANLVNKTKALGYSVKETGKVEVELHDLKNKEKRTVECNVVAFADGPHTLAKNNPLFDYTKNKPYWAYAYAYEVEGVPFAENEMKIYLDHKLFPWGYGWIFPNKNESNIGVGTINKEIDKGIKVKDIFFDFIESYKLTAPLLKNRKFVDKKGGFIPMWLIDHFSDDSQVVLGDAAGMVSPLFGAGIDYSIDAAEASCKVILEAFEKNDFSAAQLNKYDQIIESGFIKDLRKQMLLAKIIITSIKFGVTFPVKILAVFAFGAKYTRWNKIKILLSPLLGTPQTNQSQEILSHK